The window GTGCACCCTATTTCACACTTCACTCAACGTTAACCTATTAAATGTTCTCTGCTAAATATAAAGGCATTAATCGTGCATTTGGCAACTATATTCACAATCACTCATTTCATTGATTTTTCAAGCAGAATAGCCAAACATTCACTGGTGTAGCCTCTCAAATTTGATGATTTGATAGATGCTCTCTGTTTTCATATATAATAGTAAAGTAAATACATTTGGGGTTTTAAATGGAAAgaatttaatattaatatttgaatatgtcaccttgggctctgggaaatgtataatgcatacattttatagacaaattattaaaaaatcaatcaatcattcaaaataattgttagttgcagccctatttagATGCTGTGCTTTGGTCAGGGAGGCCATAACCACCTAACCAATATGACTACCATGCTGCTGTGGTTTCCAACATAAAGCGCTTACTAGGTTGCACATATGAGTTGATAAGGGTGGTGTTTTTTTGTcagattgtttcatttgaatagTTTTTTAGAGCTAAAACAACCtagtattttacaataaaaagcaAATATTTGAAAATAGGAAAAAGTACATAATTTGGTGTCCCAGTTATTATAGTTATCTTGCGACCCCTTAGATTTATCATAAAACCCCTTTTGGGGCCCCCAGCCATGTTGGGAACCAGGCCTACTATACGTACAGGAAACTGACAAATAATATGGTGTCTTTCAGGTGTATATGTGATGATTTACGTACCTGTTAAACCTTTTTTCATTAAATGTTGTTAGTTACTTTCCCTTTCCTGTATGCCATGGTGACCCCATCTCCCTGTTTAAAGATGAACTTCAGCACAAATGCCCATTGCGGCAGTCACACTAGCAAAGAAAATATTTCACCTCCAAGCAAAATAGATGCACTGCAGGTCCAGCGAGCCAAACAGCGGACAGTTCTCGGTGTGTTGTCAGAAAACGATCAGCGTGGCCGATCCTTCAGCCAGGTAAGTGAGAAGGGCACAGTGGAGAGCATTACATTTTGTGATTTTTAATTCATTTCCCCTCTTAGAACATTCACATTTCAACTTAATGTGGAAATCATGTTGACTCATTTTTCTCCACAGGGAAGCCAATTTTCCAAACACAGTTCAATCTCAGACAGCTCCCAGCTCACCTTTCTTGGCCGTCCGTCCAGTTCTAACTTTGATGTGTATGTTGAGGAGGCTTGTGAAGTTGTTCTTGCAGAATCGGGTCAAGAAGTGGTCTCAGACAGCTATTACCTGGATGCTGAAACTGCTGCCCTGCAAAATCCAGATTTGGGATTCCTGCTGGAACTGAGTTCAAGTGAGTTtggaaaatacaaaaacatgtaagactttttttcttgttcaGTCTTTATTATCTTTACCTGACTGCTTTTACTCTTGTAGGTCCGTGCCAGGATGCATCTATGCAGTCTGAACCAGATAAATCCCTGATGTCAGAGGAGGTGCTGTGTGTTTCCGAGTATGCAGAGGACATTCATCTGCACTTGAGGGAGAGTGAAGTGCGAAATTATGTGAACTATGAGCACTAAATCATTTCTTTCATATTACTGTGTATGGGCAGGGCATAGTTATGAAGTTTTGCTCCTCAGTTCATTGCAAATACCTCATGAAATCTGCTTTTATTTCTAATGCCAGCTGAGGTCCAGGCCAAGGCCAGGCTACTTAGACAGACATCCAGAGATCACCAACGGCATGCGGGTCATCCTGGTGGACTGGCTGGTGGAAGTTGTCCAGGAATACAAGCTTGGTTCTGAAACTCTGCACCTTGCTGTCAACTATTTGGACCGCTTTCTCTCCTGCACAGCATATGTGAAACGGGGAAAGCTGCAGCTGGTCGGCACAGCTGCATTAATGATTGCTGCGTAAGCAAGTCTGTCTTTCTAACAATTTGTTATGTTTCCTGTTCAGTCACTGATTcgttaaaaacattttgtggTCATGGTAAGCATCACCTTATGGAGTTGAATTGACTTATCCCTTGTGTTTTCCTCGGGTCAAAAATTATATCGGAAATATGGGTTTTttacaaccaaattgccccaaaacaACTTGGatgcatgtacgttgtatggaacccatgaaatgttcttcgcaggtaaaattattgattacttccattgcattttgggtgttttattcaatttcatagcatttgaaaaacctttttttaaatggatttaaaaaagtgtCCTGACTGatctttgacataaaccagtctgtgattcactcaacatcctctgagcttaactattagtcaaaataattcataatttctgcccttttttcaaaaaaattaggtataatgtcatttgaattaggtttattgaccaggaataaaaaaaaaacattgaaaaaaatgtttaaaaatgggGCAAAGCATcaaacaaagcaacaaaaacgtcggaaacAGGTACAAagaaagttcattttcaattttgacccggaaggACAGCAAGTTCATGGTCGATGGGAGGACAAGGGTTAATAATGGATGACAATTTACAAGCTGATGTTGCCTGATCTATCACCTTGTAGAAAATATGAGGAGATCTTCCCTCCTGAGCTGAACGAGTTTGTGTACACGACAGACAGCACCTACACTAAGAGGCAGCTGGTTCAGATGGAGCATGTTTTCCTAAAAAGGCTGGCATTCAAGATGGCAGCCCCTACCACAAACCAGTTCCTTCGCCTTTTCATGTCCATCCACTCAGTCGGTGCCAACACAGAGAACCTTGCCCTGGTGAGCAAAATCAATAACTCAAATGCCAGCTAGA is drawn from Sander vitreus isolate 19-12246 chromosome 13, sanVit1, whole genome shotgun sequence and contains these coding sequences:
- the ccna1 gene encoding cyclin-A1 isoform X1 — translated: MVTPSPCLKMNFSTNAHCGSHTSKENISPPSKIDALQVQRAKQRTVLGVLSENDQRGRSFSQGSQFSKHSSISDSSQLTFLGRPSSSNFDVYVEEACEVVLAESGQEVVSDSYYLDAETAALQNPDLGFLLELSSSPCQDASMQSEPDKSLMSEEVLCVSEYAEDIHLHLRESELRSRPRPGYLDRHPEITNGMRVILVDWLVEVVQEYKLGSETLHLAVNYLDRFLSCTAYVKRGKLQLVGTAALMIAAKYEEIFPPELNEFVYTTDSTYTKRQLVQMEHVFLKRLAFKMAAPTTNQFLRLFMSIHSVGANTENLALYIAELSLLEIDPILQYTTSIVAAGAYCLATYTVNRTFWPDSLHVFTGYTTAEIVPCMTDLHKLYLNAESHPLQAIREKYKSSKYCRVSLITAPAVLPFLRVTSPPFFDASPRT
- the ccna1 gene encoding cyclin-A1 isoform X2, whose amino-acid sequence is MMNFSTNAHCGSHTSKENISPPSKIDALQVQRAKQRTVLGVLSENDQRGRSFSQGSQFSKHSSISDSSQLTFLGRPSSSNFDVYVEEACEVVLAESGQEVVSDSYYLDAETAALQNPDLGFLLELSSSPCQDASMQSEPDKSLMSEEVLCVSEYAEDIHLHLRESELRSRPRPGYLDRHPEITNGMRVILVDWLVEVVQEYKLGSETLHLAVNYLDRFLSCTAYVKRGKLQLVGTAALMIAAKYEEIFPPELNEFVYTTDSTYTKRQLVQMEHVFLKRLAFKMAAPTTNQFLRLFMSIHSVGANTENLALYIAELSLLEIDPILQYTTSIVAAGAYCLATYTVNRTFWPDSLHVFTGYTTAEIVPCMTDLHKLYLNAESHPLQAIREKYKSSKYCRVSLITAPAVLPFLRVTSPPFFDASPRT